A genomic region of Haliotis asinina isolate JCU_RB_2024 chromosome 1, JCU_Hal_asi_v2, whole genome shotgun sequence contains the following coding sequences:
- the LOC137284731 gene encoding sulfotransferase 1A1-like, with amino-acid sequence MSRLVELKDRGGATMSVNQYEDCYFYRGSLPIPFDEHMRRVKEMKLTPEDVLLCSYPKSGTHSLWEVVSSIVHGDLKSKESVSDVDMLDFTSMKLLDRTPTPRILGCHFRFRFLPNEVLTKKPKVIYLQRNPKSVAVSYYTMTYGMTTVRSYEGHVPVKQYDGTWDDYLESFLEGEVEYGSWFDHVLDWEQARVENPNLPLFVLQYEDMKKDPVSWIQKMSEYLGKECDVDTAASIAQICNFSTHKRKRPQSTIVLAADGRTTRKGRAGEWRHWLTVAQNDHFDKIYKIKMAKSSFLNHYN; translated from the exons ATGTCACGCTTAGTGGAGCTGAAGGACCGTGGTGGTGCCACAATGTCTGTGAACCAGTATGAAGACTGCTACTTCTACCGAGGGAGTCTGCCCATCCCTTTTGATGAACACATGAGACGCGTTAAAGAGATGAAGCTCACCCCCGAGGATGTGCTGTTGTGCAGCTATCCCAAGTCAG GTACCCACAGTTTATGGGAGGTGGTATCATCCATCGTACACGGTGACTTGAAGTCCAAGGAAAGTGTCTCGGAtgtcgatatgctagatttcacATCTATGAAACTACTAGACAGAACACCAACACCAAGAATTCTCGGCTGTCACTTCCGTTTCCGGTTTCTTCCGAACGAGGTTCTAACCAAGAAGCCGAAGGTGATCTACCTCCAACGTAACCCCAAGTCTGTCGCCGTATCCTATTACACCATGACGTACGGCATGACGACGGTGCGCAGTTATGAGGGTCACGTGCCCGTCAAGCAGTACGATGGTACTTGGGATGATTACCTGGAGTCCTTTCTGGAGGGTGAAG TGGAATACGGATCCTGGTTCGATCATGTACTAGACTGGGAACAAGCAAGGGTAGAAAATCCTAATTTGCCTCTATTTGTTCTGCAATATGAAGATATGAAAAAG GATCCAGTCTCATGGATTCAAAAGATGTCGGAATATTTAGGAAAGGAATGTGATGTTGACACCGCCGCCAGCATTGCACAGATCTGCAATTTCAGCACTCACAAACGAAAACGACCTCAGTCGACAATAGTGCTTGCAGCTGACGGCAGGACCACAAGAAAAG GTCGTGCTGGTGAATGGAGGCATTGGCTGACTGTGGCACAGAATGACCATTTTGATAAGATTTACAAGATAAAGATGGCCAAGAGTAGCTTTCTGAATCACTACAACTGA
- the LOC137277341 gene encoding sulfotransferase 1B1-like encodes MSSKVELVDRSGHSFVVNCVDGYYFHRGSKPIPFHHHLDSVKEMAIRQDDVMICSYPKSGLHWLWEVVNMITHEDLNHRSHKESMNQPDFRASELDKVPSPRVLSSHIRFRFLPCQLITNKTKIILLERDPKSVAVSFYNMTVGMKGVEGYTGIVSVKEYNGSWEDFLQMFLEGKVPYGSWFDYKLEWEDIRKQHPDLPLMDLTFEDMKQNTTEPSKGARRVQIEGSRHEGRTLAQNATAASTVLNMIKTNAERSP; translated from the exons ATGTCGTCCAAAGTGGAGTTGGTAGACCGTAGTGGTCACAGTTTTGTGGTCAACTGTGTTGATGGATATTACTTTCATCGGGGCTCAAAGCCTATTCCGTTCCACCACCATCTAGACAGCGTTAAAGAAATGGCAATACGCCAGGATGACGTCATGATCTGCTCATACCCTAAATCGG GTTTACACTGGCTGTGGGAAGTCGTCAACATGATAACACATGAAGATCTGAATCACCGCAGCCACAAAGAAAGCATGAATCAGCCAGATTTCAGAGCCAGCGAGCTTGACAAGGTTCCATCTCCTAGGGTCCTTAGCAGCCACATCCGCTTCCGATTCCTTCCTTGTCAGCTCATTACTAACAAAACCAAGATCATCCTACTTGAGCGAGACCCCAAGTCTGTGGCAGTGTCTTTCTACAACATGACAGTTGGGATGAAGGGTGTTGAAGGGTACACTGGCATTGTGAGTGTAAAGGAGTATAATGGTAGCTGGGAGGACTTTCTTCAGATGTTCCTGGAGGGAAAGG TGCCCTATGGCTCGTGGTTTGACTACAAGCTTGAATGGGAGGACATCAGGAAACAACATCCAGACTTACCACTCATGGACTTAACCTTCGAGGATATGAAACAG AACACCACTGAACCCTCAAAGGGAGCACGGCGAGTGCAGATAGAAGGTAGTCGCCATGAAGGCAGAACCCTTGCCCAGAACGCCACTGCAGCGTCGACTGTACTGAACATGATCAAAACAAACGCAGAGCGGTCGCCGTGA
- the LOC137277349 gene encoding sulfotransferase 1A1-like codes for MASVQRACEERLSSNGQKECSDSCKHTIEIEDRYWHREIALEDEIEKLVIEPGVDTNDNLPMSHKVELKDRSGHSILVNCVDGFYFHRGATPRPFHQHLEDIRDMQLRPDDVFICAYPKSGTHWMWEIVSMVAHEDLVYRNHLERLNQPEFRSIRYLDSLTSPRVMSSHLHLRHLPRQICENRTKIILLRRNPKSVAVSYYHMTKGMKSVEGCEAGLVEVQDYDGQWDDYLQLFLDGEVPWGSWFDCLLDWETERKKHPELQVLDLTFEEMKQNPVSTVLKVASFLGKEMTRQWAMSISEACNFHNLKTRDANAATRCMDLTLKEGYGMYRKGETQEWKKWFSDAQNVRFSKMFATKMETSQYLREWS; via the exons ATGGCGTCTGTACAGAGAGCTTGTGAAGAACGATTGTCATCTAATGGCCAGAAGGAGTGTTCAGACTCATGCAAACATACGATCGAAATTGAGGATCGTTACTGGCATCGAGAAATTGCCCTAGAGGATGAAATCGAAAAACTTGTCATCGAACCTGGCGTCGATACTAATGATA ACCTGCCAATGTCTCACAAAGTGGAATTAAAAGACCGAAGTGGACACAGTATTTTGGTCAACTGTGTAGATGGATTTTACTTCCACCGAGGTGCGACACCAAGACCTTTCCATCAGCATTTGGAGGACATCAGAGACATGCAGCTGCGTCCTGATGATGTCTTCATTTGTGCCTACCCCAAGTCTG GTACGCACTGGATGTGGGAGATTGTCAGCATGGTGGCCCATGAAGATTTGGTATACCGGAATCACCTGGAAAGACTTAACCAACCAGAGTTCAGATCCATCCGTTACCTTGACAGCCTGACATCCCCCAGGGTAATGAGCTCTCACCTACATCTCCGACATCTTCCACGCCAAATCTGTGAAAACAGAACCAAAATCATTCTGCTGAGAAGAAATCCCAAGTCAGTGGCCGTGTCGTATTACCATATGACAAAGGGCATGAAATCGGTAGAAGGTTGTGAAGCAGGTCTAGTGGAGGTCCAGGACTATGATGGACAGTGGGACGACTATCTTCAGCTGTTTTTGGACGGGGAAG TTCCGTGGGGCTCCTGGTTTGACTGCCTGCTGGACTGGGAGACTGAGAGGAAAAAGCACCCTGAGTTACAAGTGTTAGACCTAACGTTTGAGGAGATGAAACAG AACCCAGTGTCTACTGTACTAAAAGTTGCCAGTTTTCTTGGAAAGGAAATGACACGACAGTGGGCCATGTCGATTTCAGAAGCCTGTAATTTTCACAATCTGAAGACTCGTGACGCTAATGCTGCAACTAGATGTATGGACTTGACATTGAAAGAGGGATATGGAATGTACAGAAAAG GAGAGACACAAGAGTGGAAGAAATGGTTTAGTGATGCTCAGAATGTCCGCTTTAGCAAGATGTTTGCAACGAAAATGGAAACATCTCAGTATTTGAGGGAATGGAGTTAA